One window of Oryza brachyantha chromosome 12, ObraRS2, whole genome shotgun sequence genomic DNA carries:
- the LOC102702998 gene encoding peroxidase 4-like, which yields MARPSCSIGVGVMVVLVLVALAGGSSAQLSASFYSYSCPGVLDVVKGGMQSAIAQEKRIGASIVRLFFHDCFVQGCDASLLLDDTPSFQGEKTATPNNGSVRGFEVIDAIKSAVETICPAVVSCADILAIAARDSVAILGGPSWDVKLGRRDSRTASFSGANNNIPPPTSGLANLTSFFAAQGLSQTDMVALSGSHTIGQARCTNFRAHIYNETNIDGGFAMMRQSGCPSTSGSGDSNLAPLDFQTPTVFENNYYKNLVVQKGLLHSDQELFNGGATDSLVQTYISSQSTFFADFVTGMIKMGDISPLTGSNGEIRTNCRRVN from the exons ATGGCTAGGCCTTCCTGCAGCATtggggtgggcgtgatggtggtgctggtgctggtggcGCTGGCCGGTGGGTCGTCGGCGCAGCTGTCGGCGAGCTTCTACTCATACTCGTGCCCCGGAGTGTTGGACGTCGTGAAGGGCGGGATGCAGTCCGCCATCGCCCAGGAGAAGCGCATAGGCGCCTCCATCGTCCGCCTCTTCTTCCACGACTGCTTCGTCCAA GGGTGCGACGCATCGCTGCTGCTGGATGACACCCCAAGCTTCCAAGGCGAGAAGACGGCGACGCCCAACAACGGCTCCGTCAGAGGGTTCGAGGTCATCGACGCCATCAAGTCGGCGGTGGAGACCATCTgccccgccgtcgtctcctGCGCCGACATCCTCGCCATCGCGGCCAGGGACAGCGTCGCCATC CTGGGTGGGCCGAGCTGGGACGTGAAGCTTGGGCGGAGGGACTCGCGCACGGCGAGCTTCAGCGGCGCCAACAACAACATCCCGCCGCCCACGTCGGGCCTCGCCAACCTCACCTCCTTCTTCGCCGCGCAGGGCCTCTCCCAGACGGACATGGTCGCCCTCTCCG GATCTCACACCATTGGGCAAGCACGCTGCACAAACTTCAGAGCCCACATATACAATGAGACCAACATTGATGGTGGTTTTGCGATGATGAGGCAATCAGGCTGCCCTAGCACCTCAGGCTCAGGTGACAGCAATCTGGCGCCTCTGGATTTTCAGACCCCAACCGTCTTCGAGAACAACTACTACAAGAATCTCGTCGTCCAGAAGGGGCTTCTTCACTCTGATCAGGAGCTCTTCAATGGCGGAGCCACTGATTCTCTGGTCCAGACATATATTAGTAGCCAAAGCACATTCTTTGCGGATTTTGTGACGGGGATGATCAAGATGGGGGACATCTCGCCGTTGACGGGCTCGAATGGGGAGATCAGGACGAACTGCAGGAGGGTAAACTGA
- the LOC102703271 gene encoding uncharacterized protein LOC102703271, with product MPHAMAFKVASFLLLLLLLTCGAAQHNDFVVLDLETTEAGDASPLYNERIPMIKIPVNLLRQSPLCSACENMTSEAINLLSEKQIQDKIMAILHDTCSQTFSFEQKCLEILDPYATLLFTKITEIKPDEFCKQYGLCRDMALLSAVKSESTCVFCHHIVDEIVSKLKDPDAEFEIIQLLLKECNKIEGHQQQCKRMVLQYVPLVLVNGEKFLEKNDVCAMIQACDAGKRRAFNLFSARKLVRDA from the exons ATGCCACACGCGATGGCCTTCAAAGTTGCTTCCTTTCTCCTACTCTTGCTACTCCTCACCTGCGGAGCTGCTCAACACAATGATTTTG TTGTCCTTGATCTAGAAACAACTGAGGCTGGGGATGCTAGCCCACTGTACAATGAGCGGATTCCTATGATCAAGATACCTGTAAATCTTCTGAGGCAAAGCCCACTATGTTCGGCTTGTGAAAACATGACAAGTGAAGCTATCAACCTTCTTAGTGAGAAACAAATACAAGATAAGATAATGGCAATCCTTCATGACACTTGCTCTCAGACTTTCTCCTTTGAGCAGAAG TGTCTTGAGATTCTGGACCCCTATGCAACTCTTCTCTTTACAAAAATTACTGAGATCAAGCCAGATGAGTTCTGCAAACAGTATGGTCTCTGCAGGGACATGGCTCTTTTATCTGCTGTGAAAAGTGAAAGCACGTGTGTATTCTGCCATCACATCGTCGATGAAATTGTGTCCAAACTGAAAGACCCTGACGCAGAG TTTGAGATAATTCAACTACTACTCAAGGAATGCAACAAGATTGAAGGTCATCAGCAGCAG TGCAAGAGGATGGTTCTGCAGTACGTCCCACTGGTTCTAGTGAACGGTGAGAAGTTCCTGGAGAAGAACGATGTGTGCGCAATGATCCAAGCCTGCGATGCAGGCAAAAGGAGGGCATTCAACTTGTTCTCTGCACGGAAGTTGGTGCGTGACGCATGA